Within Planctomycetota bacterium, the genomic segment GACCTTGGCCTCGTAATCCTTGATGAGCCGGTCGATCTCGTCCTTGGTCCGCTTGGCGTCGTCCTCGGACATCTGCCGCGCCTTTTCCTCGGACTCGACCTGGGCGTTGGCGTCGCGGCGGATGTTGCGCAGCGCCACCTTGGCTTTTTCCCCGAGCTCCTTGACCATCTTGGACATCTGACGGCGGCGTTCTTCCGACAGCGGCGGAACCGCCAGGCGGACGAGCTTGCCGTCGGTCTGAGGAGTGAGTCCCACTTCGGACTTCTGGATCGCCTTGACGATGGCGTCGACCGCCCCGGGGTCGAAGGGCTTGACCATGATCATGCGGGGTTCCGGCACGGTGATCGAGGCCAGGGACTTCAGCGGCGTGGGCGTGCCGTAGTAGTCCACCTTGATGCCTTCCACGAGACCCGCGGAGGCCCGGCCCGTGCGGACGGCCTTGAGCTCGTCCGCCAGAACGGCGACCGCCTTTTCCATGCGGTCCTCGGCTTCCAGGACGATGTCGTCGTAGGGCATGGCGGCTACCTCTTGTGGGCTTTCCGGAGCGCCCGCTCGGGGGCGGGGGCGCCCGCGACGGTCTCCTCGTCGGCGATCAGCGTCCCGATCGCCTCTCCCCGCACGGCGCGGACGATGTTCCCGTCCCGCCGGAGATTGAAAACGATGATGGGCAGTCCGTGCTCCATGCACATCGAGATGGCCGTGACGTCCATGACGCCGAGGCGCCGGTTGAGGACGTCGAGGTACGTCAGGCGCTCGATCTTGCGGGCCTTGGGGTTCTTGTGAGGGTCGTCGGTGTAGACCCCGTCCACCTTGGACGCCTTCAGAAGCACGTCGCACCCGAGTTCCGTGGCGCGCAGGGCGGCGGCGGTGTCGGTCGTGAAATGGGGATTTCCGGTGCCGGCGGCCAGGATGACGGCGCGTCCCTTTTCCATGTGCCGCATGGCCCGCCGGCGGATCCAGGGCTCCGCCACGGAATGCACGCCGATGGCCGTCAGCACGC encodes:
- the pyrH gene encoding UMP kinase, coding for MATPRYKRVLLKISGEAFCKEGAHGIDIDEVQSIARQIKEAASAGTEIAVVVGGGNIVRGGEISRHGVSQATGDYMGMLATVINALALQDVLEHMAVPTRVLTAIGVHSVAEPWIRRRAMRHMEKGRAVILAAGTGNPHFTTDTAAALRATELGCDVLLKASKVDGVYTDDPHKNPKARKIERLTYLDVLNRRLGVMDVTAISMCMEHGLPIIVFNLRRDGNIVRAVRGEAIGTLIADEETVAGAPAPERALRKAHKR
- the frr gene encoding ribosome recycling factor — translated: MPYDDIVLEAEDRMEKAVAVLADELKAVRTGRASAGLVEGIKVDYYGTPTPLKSLASITVPEPRMIMVKPFDPGAVDAIVKAIQKSEVGLTPQTDGKLVRLAVPPLSEERRRQMSKMVKELGEKAKVALRNIRRDANAQVESEEKARQMSEDDAKRTKDEIDRLIKDYEAKVQDHVDRKTKEVMEV